TGATTATTTAAAGTGGTAAAATGGTCATATTTTATCGTAAAAcggtaaaaaaataaataaacatttgATTATTGTGTTTGTGTTAAACGATACAATTATCTAGTCTTATAAATCATACCCCGTCCTATTCTAAATAATAATCTTCCTCATTTCCTTTTTTTATCTATTCACAATATCTTTCCCTTTTCTTCTTTAGTaaaattttatacttattttaatcacttcaccctataacaatacttattttaatcgtCTTACAATACAACAATAACTAACTTGTTTTACAATAGGCTTGTGTAAGACCCCCTAAACAAGTTTGTAACTTAATCAAAGATGAAAATTTGCACATACACCCGACTCGAATCCTGACTAAACTAAAATTCACACCCAAAAAACAAATAAACCAGATGATGGTTCAcacccaaaaagaaaaaaaaaatgcaggGAGACAAGAAGAAGGAAAGAGCAGCAAAAATATTCATTTGTAGAGAAGAAGTAAATCCAACTGAGATCAAGTCAAGATTTTAATTACTGTGGTAATTCCTTTTACCCTTATCTAATTttattgttttgtcttatttatttCTCTCATCTTGGTACATTTTTGAATAAACTTAGGAGTGAAATTTAGATTGAGATGGAAATTTACTCTTGAGTCTTGCTACATAAAAATTTGCAGGCAGACAAAAACAAGCAAGAAGATCACTCATAAAGACGAAGTAAATCCAATTGAGATCAAGTCGAGACTTTAATTACTGTGGTAATTCTTTTACCCGTGTCTAATTTTATTGTTTTGTTGTACTCATCTTTCTCtcatcaattggtctcccttgtgacgggttacaatttgtgacggatattttgtgagataaaatggtaacaaaatgggttagtggagaaagaggaccacatgaatagtgttgcagagagagaaaaagtgggtacattgtgaggtaaaatggtatccgtcttcagcttgtgacggatatgtcatgtcttcaatgagaatttgtgttctctCATTCTGTTACGTTTTTGACTATTTTACCCCAATCTTTTCGTTTTACGGAACTTCCGTTGTCGTAGTACTGGTATTTTCCTTGATACTAATTACTACGGAGTAACTTATATCCTTTTGATCAATTCACTATCTCTAATCATATACTCcatcaattagtcttgctgaagacgggtcggagcaagtgacggataatgccactcacaaaacggataggggggacaaggtggggcacccccatgtgcttccctctctcctctatttgggtcatttgtgagggaaaatagtatccgtcactccaaagtgacagATACgtaccgtcacaaatgagattttgtgatgctCCATAGTAGGCTAGTTTCAATCAAATTCAATGTATAGTCTCACTTGTGACGGACACTATGTCACCACTCACCTCCCTCTCACACAGATGCAAGTGGGAGGCAAGTGGGGCGCTCCATTTTTACCACACTTGTCCTCCCACTTGCATTTTTGTGAGAGGAAAATGACCCGTCACTCACTTGTGACGAATAGTGTCTGTTTTCAATGGACGCACAAGTAAAATTTAAAGAATAGGAAAATAGTGCTCCTATTAATAAAGTTTTtggaaatttgaaaattgaataaATAAATAGAGGTAGCTTGAAATTGTTGTGACTAGCTTACCATTAGAGATGTTTTTATTGGACAAATTTAAGGGTGTCAATTATCATTTTCTCATAAACTATTTCATTAAGATATTTTCTATATACTGGGCTTCGCTCAGCTGGAAATAAAGTCTCTACGAAGTCGACTCCAATCCTAAGGGCATTGACTTGTCAATGACAAAGTCTTTACGAAGTCAACTCTATTTATGAACCACATGATATGTGCTGTAAACATGTGGTTACTAATCTTTACAATGTCTTTACCAAGTCAGCTGTCATCAGCTCTTCTAGTTGCTAGTTTGCTACTTAATGGTGTAGAACTTTTAATCTGAAATCTTGCATTTACAAATTACAAacataaccaaaaaaaaaaacaagagaaactCAGTGAGATCATTCATTTTCCCATAATCATCATGGATCCTGCAACAACTTTAGCTCTAATTCAAACTATACTTACTGCTATCCAACTGTTGGCTCAGTTGTACTCAATGATCTCCTTTTCTCATTGCAAATCCAAACTTGAAGACCTCCAAAAAACCGTTGAAACCGTCGGAGCTATTCTTGAAGATGCTGGTGCCAGGCAGGACTCTCTTAACACCCAGGAGAAGCATTACATTCAAGAGCTCAAAGATGCTGTTTACGACGCCGACGATGTGTTAGATGAGTTCCTAACCCTTGCCAAGCGACAGCAACTCAGGGAACATAGTGATAAATTCTCTGACAAGGTAAAATCCTTTATTTCACGATTTGAGCATCTTACACACAAACTCTCTACTAAAGTCGAAACGGTTAATGACAAGTTGAAAACCATTGCCACCAACACTAATAACTTTAATCTTAAGATTGAGTATAAACCTATGAAATTTACAAAGGAGGAGACTTCTTCTTGTTTGTCTGATGTAATCATCGGGAGGGAAGAAGATGCGGAGAAGATTGTAGGTGTGTTGTTGGGTTCTCATACTTCTTCTTTGCTTTCCATTATGGGTATGGGAGGtttgggaaaaaccgctcttgccCAACTTGTGTTTAACGATCGTAGGATCACTGAGGCATTCCAACTAAAGAGATGGACTTGCATTGCTGATCAGGATCAACAACAGTTGGACTTGAAAGGGCATTTAGCGAAGGTAGTGAAAGGATTCTCTGTTACTGATAAAATGTCTTTGGAGGACATACATCATGTAGTTAAGCAGGAACTTGAAGGGCAAAAATACTTGCTCGTGTTAGATGATGTGTGGACTGAAAATTATGATCAATGGCAGAAGTTCAAAGGGTTTTTGAACGTAGGGGGAAGAGGGAGTTGGATAATTGTAACTACTCGCTCGAAAACGACGGCCCAAATGATTGGAACTGATCGAGTGCATGTGTTGCAAGGTTTAACAGAACCAGAGTCATGGCATTTGTTCGAAAGGATGGCGTTTCAAGGAGAAGAAAGAGATGAAGAATTGGTTAAACTTGGCAAAGAGATTGTAAAAAAGTGTACCACTGTCCCGCTTGCTATTAGAGTAGTAGGAAGTCTTCTGCGTGGTCAATCCTTGTCGAAGTGGTTATCATTTCACGACAAAGGCTTAGACTGTCTTAGTGAGAGTAATGATGCCATGATGACCCGCATATTGAAGTTAAGTTACGATCAACTTAACCCTTCCTTGAGGACTTGTTTTGCGTACTGTGCTATCTTTCCCAAGGATTGGGAGATTAGTAAGGAAATGTTGATTCAGCTTTGGATGGCACAAGGCTACATTAACTCGGAGAATTTGGGCGAAGAATACTTTCTTATATTGCTTCAGAGGTGTTTTTTCCAAGATATATACGAGGATGAATTTGGGGAGATTAAGTCGTTTAAGATTCATGATCTCTTGCATGATATTGCTGAAAAAGTAGCGGGCGAAGAGATTTTCAGGTTCAGTTTTGATACTTCTAGTGTGGGTAAAAGAGTTCGCCATCTCTCTCTTATGCGTAACTCTTACGCAGAacataccttcaacaattctcaGATTCGTACGTGCCTTTTTATTAGGGGTTTTGATACTTCTAGTAGAGTGGACCAACTACTAGCAAGTAAATCAATACGGAAATGGACATGCTTAAGGTCTTTAGACCTCTCATACAATAGGGATCTGGAAGTTCTTCCCAGGTCAATAACAAAGCTAGTAAATCTCCAAACTTTGAATTTACATTCTTGTAGGAATTTAAAACAACTGCCGGATGATGTGAGCAAGCTAGTTGATCTAAGCACCTTAGATATAGGTGGCTGTGATGCACGGAGTCATATGCCAATGCCGGCAGGCATAGGTATGTTGACCAATCTCCACACTCTATGCCAATTTGTGGTGGGTGGGCGAATAAGATCAGCTTCAAAGCTATGTTTTAATGGGTTGGTAGACCTAAAGCACCTGAACAAATTGAAAGGGGATTTGCAGATTGAAATAGCAGTATTTAAAAATGCAAAATTTGTGAAGGAAGAACATGGTGGTGGAGGCTATTTAAGGAGTAAGGAACACCTACAGAAGATTGTTATTAGCTTTAGACGCGGGGAGGAGTATGGAAGCAAGGAGTCTGAGCAAGCATTGCTGGAAGAGATGCAGCCTCATCGTGATGTCAAGGCATTGGGGTTGAATGGGTATCATGGTGACAGAATACCGAGATGGCCAGGGAGGGGGGATAACTCGACGTTGTTCGATTTCCCTAATCTTGTCGCTTTGCGGATCGTAGATTGCAGGGAGCTTCTCTATCTGCCTTGGCAAATTGGGAAACTGCCCCACCTTAAGACGCTACATATTTCAGGATTGCGGAATATGGAATATGTGGCGAACTCAGAAACACTTGTCTCGGATGAAGGATCATTCTTCTTTCCCTGCCTCAATATGCTTGAGATTTATAATTTGCCCAAGTTAAAAGGGTGGTGGCGGAGATCAAAATCAGGGTCGCACGTGGTCAACTCTAATGACAGTAGGAGCAGCCGAGAAGCACAGGTAGAGTGGGAATCATCTCCCTGTTTTCCTCTACTAAAGATTTTCAGTATAAGAAATTGTAGAAATATGATGTTTGTCTCTTTATGTCCGCAACTCGAAGAGCTCACAATATGTGATTCCAGAAGAGATATGAGGTGCGCACCTCGTCCCTTGTCATATCCCAAATTGAAGAGACTGGAAATCAACAACTTGGAGTGGCTGAAATCAATGCCAAGCGAGTACACTCAGTTTCTTTCAGAGATAGAAATACGGGATGATGAGAGAATGGAGAGGTTGGGAGAGGTAAATGAGTTTCCGACCTCTTTATTGTCTTCCGTGCGAACCCTACGCATCAACCTTTGCCCGGAACTTGTTAGCATAAGAGGATGGTTGGAGCATCTTTCTGCATTAGAGAAATTGAGTATAATAAACTGTCCAAAAGTGGAGTTGGGTGGGATGTCATGGCATAACCTTGCTGCTTCCCTTCAGTCCTTGGAATTGTGTGGATTGGAAGAGATGGAGGAATTGCCAGAGGGGTTACAGTACTGCACTTCCCTCCGTGATCTTTACATTTATAAGTGTCCCAAACTGAAATCCATGCCAAAATGGATGCCCAAACTCACCTCTCTGCAAACACTCAGGCTTTCGCATTGTTCTGAGAGTCTCATGAAAAGATGCCAAAAAACGAATGGGGAGGACTGGCCCCTCATCCACCACATCTCACGTCTTGACATCTGGGGGTAGAGAATAGTGTGCACGTGTATACTCCGTACATTATTACGTGTATccgattattattttattatgagATCTTAAGTTAAGTTGACTTTAGTTGGTATTTTACTTTGGTAGACAAATGATATGAAGAAATAAGAATACACACTCCATCTTATTTATATTCTCGCTATTTGACTTTGGTAGTCAAATCATATGAACTAACTTTTTTGAAGAAATTTGCTACCATAGTTGACGTTGGTTGAGAACTTGTATTATACACTCTACATATACAGCTACAAAATATTTGAAGAGATTTGGTCTTGCTTAAACCTTAAGGTCGTCTTAATTTAAGATCTCTCACAATCTTTTTATATTTTAACATCTATTTTAATCGTGTGTGAAAGTTGTCTTAAGTTAAGTTCTGGGTTCACAAAATGAAGGAGTACGACCAAACTGAAAGTTAGCAACATGAACAAAGATGGGCGATAGCTGATAGGCAGGCAAGCTTGAAATAAACAGAGGCATCGttacataatttcaaaatttgtgaAAGGTATATGAATTTAAATAAATGAGTAGTAACACAATAGGCTAGCTAAGTTTATGCATAATTTACCTTGAATCAATTCTCCATTTTTTTGTCATGGAAGTTGTGGCAGACTGGCAGAAGTTTGCACAATTAGTATTTTACTACCCGTAAATGCTTAAAACGGTTCTTTTGATAACTACCTTACTCTTAAAGGGTCATAATTTTCTTCTGATTTGGATTCATTTTTAGTACACGGCGAATTGTTTACTACCTTGCCTGCTACAAATTGCCGCTGCCACAGCAAGATCTCCAGAAGTCTCGGCCAGAGTAACACCACTTATTACGTTCAGGAAAATGCTCTGCAAAACACCAAACATTGAAAAATAGTAAAAGGTACATAAATGACTACAACATCGAGTTCCTACTATTTATGACAATAACCTTTAATCGCTGAGAAAATCACAAAATAGTATAGTCTCCGTCCTAAGTTTATGGCCTCAGGAAAATGCTCTCCAAGTGTGCAACTGCTGCACCGATGTATCAGGTCTATTTCTGATGAATATTTGTTATCTTAACTCACGTAGTTCATGCTGTTAGTTGTGCTATCTTCTCTACAGGATTCAGTAACTGAGGAATTCTTGTTTAAATTTGTAGATTCTCTTAGAAACAATAGAACACTTCCAATTTCATCTTCCCTTTTCAAACATTACAATTCGATGGTTTGGTCAAACTCTTGATTGTGATCTGCTTCTTACGTGTGCCCTTGGTTTAGCCTCCTTTACTCGATTCTTTCTTTGGATAACTTAGAATTGTCAGACATCAGTTACTGAGTCTTACTGTATGTCACagggtaaaagagatgaagaattgTCGTCAGACTGGCACTTGCTCTACAGATAGGCCTATTGGGAAGTAAAAGTGGAACTGGTATGAGATTTTTTTCAAAAGATATTTGTTAGATCATCAGTACAAATAGTTGATTAAGCATATTGCAGTGAATAAATTCATTATTTTTAAATTAAGGTCAAAACCAAAATGCAAATATTGTGTAAAGTTCTTGAAAATTGCTGCGGCTGCATTTTGCGGTGATAATAGCCACATTTAGCGAAATTAGGCCGTAAGAGCCGGTACTGTGTGACCGTGACTGAAACCTAGAATTTAATTTTATGGCAGTGATTCCGACTTCTTGTTTTTTAAGGGGCTTGAATTGATCTTTCAACTCTATGTATTGTGGAGGGAAATACCTATTGGGATTTATATAGACGGCCTTGTGACCAGTTCTGATGGGAATTTGCTGGATTCCTTAGGTCCAGCCTGTGCAGGTATCACGGTAATACTCGCTTATCTAGTGATGCACTTGATTCTTCCACCACCTCTTATATTTTGAGATAAAGCTTTTTATTAATTTTGCCATGTTGTAGGGGTTTGGTATGTATAAAAGGGTtaatgttataaaagagaatttGCTCTGTTTCTCAAACTGTTATCCTCATATCCCTCTCCTAGAGTGATGTACCGTTAATTTGTTTCAAGTTGATAACTAATTTATCCTGTCTGTCTGGTTTTCGTCGTTTGGAGACATCATGTTCTCACTTTTTAGATGCATGGTAGGTTGGGAATAAAGAGTTTCAGTGAAATGGGACTCGGAAGTATTATACAGCGTATCGAACTATTTTCAATTGCCACTGTGATACTACTACTGTTGCATTTATTTAGCCATTTAGGTGTTAAGGCTTTTTTTTTGTTCCATATTTAGGTGTTAAAATGGAGCATCTGCTTAAAGGACTGAATTTCTGTGTTTCTGCAGGCTGCTTTGAGTGATACAGGAGTACCACGAGTTCAGGTCATTGCTGTTGACGGCCTGACGCTAGTTCTTCAAGTGATCAGTTCATCAGCCAGAAATTGATTTCAGCGACACAGTTTAACACTTCGGCAGTTCCTATCATAATTACATGACAAAGGTTTCAAATTTTCCTTTTATCATCTAGTATAAAGATTACCCCCTCTATCGTACTTATATTGTTGCTATTTGACTTTGGTGATCAAATAATATGAACTTTGTCGGCTTTTATATCGCTGTTGATCAAAGGCATTCCCAAAGAATCATATCCGCTCAATATTTGTCGTTTATATCGCTGTCGGTCAAATGGTTGAGGACCAAAGTCAAATGAGAACAATATAAACTTGACGAAGGATTTGAATAGGCTCATTATTTCTCATTTGGCTCCTACACTATTTGAATGCCAATTTTGATTGTTTAGGTGGGAAAACACTATATAGTAAATGCAACTGCAGCCGAAGAATCTCAAATGAGTTCAGATATTTCCGTCTCTGGAAACCGGCAAGGTCATATATGTGGTCTAACCAAGCATGGTGGGGCAGATTTGGATCCGAGTGTAATCCGTGACATGATCTCTGTAGCTAAACAGTGAGCAGTTTCTGAATAAGTTAGATTCTGAGGTAGCTGATGCACAAGCTTCTTCAGGAGGAATCACAAAATGGAGTTAACCTTTATACATAGAGTTCTTATTTCTACTCTCTCTAATGGCGATTTTTGGCGTAGGGATTAAGGTGAGATTTGTTAGTCTGTATCTTTTGAAAAGCTAGTCGAGTAGAAATATGGCTACATGCGTGTAAATTATAAAATGTTTGTTTGTGTTGAGAAATTATGTTATTAATATGGATTTTCCGGGCTTAAAATTGTACAGTATATTGGTTCCCTATGAGGACGATTGAATGCGATTGAATCTTTTTCCTGTACTATGGTGTGttttgttcattattcattggtGCCCCCGAGATTAAATAGTCTCGACCTACGACTATCGGCCTTTCTGTTGACAGTCCACCAGTAGCAGAAGAGAGGGTTATATCGTAGAGCTGTTACAATTGCTTCAGCGAAGCGACGCCGCTTGACACCGAGATCGATTTTGCAATAAATTGATCTTTACGAGATTTTTATTTTGGACATAAAAATCATTGCTTTCCGAACTAGTGGTCGAGACTCGAGAGTTGTGGTCACTCAAAACTTTCATCATTTTCAAAAGGAGGGTACACCTTAAAACAAAAATGTAGGGCAGACTTGTGACCTTGTAGATGTAGATCTGCCCATTAAAAGATTCTTAATAtataaggtaaataaatgatcgcGACATATGGAGTAATTTTAGCGATTAAATGGAGGTTACTACACAAAAATTTGTAATTTATGAAAGAATTAGGGTTATTTtctcgtgtacccctgaactttttcgttttctaagatGTATCCCTCtttttttcttgcaaaaaaaaaaattgaccgtcaataactcttgtCTACAAGGTCAGCatacaataatttttttttcaaattaactgttcagtttgaaaaagaattcacTGATGTCTCAACTCGTAAATTATGGtcgtcaaagtttattcgttaaaaaagttTTGACCAACCATACTTATCGGCATTTGAGTTCAAAAAAgtgatttttttctttcaaattcaagaacttgacgagataattggtttgaaaaaaaaattaccactttcTGAAatcgtaacagagaattattatcgatcaatttttttttttttttataaaaaacagGGGTATATTAAAAAACGAAAAAATTTAAGAGTACAGTCTTCTACCTCGTTGCAAGGAAACCCAATGGTATGAATTATGATATGCGATTAAAATGGAAGTGATTACACTAAAAAACAAATGGGTAATTGATAAAGAGAAGAGTAGTCAATCCAAAATCAGATCAAATCAAGATTTAACTCCAGATTTTAATTACTGAGGTAATTCTTTTACCCCTCTCTAGTTTTAATTGTTCGCACTCGCAGTACGCATTTCTCTCGTTGTATGATTTTACCCCTCTCGTCTCCTTCTATGATTTTAACTAATTTCTGTGATCGCAGTAATACcgtattactccctccgtcccactCATTTGTTTGAATTTGAGTAAAATTGATTGGGAAATATATACATAATTTTAGGGAAAAAAATTGATTGGAAAATTAATCCATCTAATCAATTCACTATATCTCTATTCACATAGTTTCAATCAAATTTCAAAATTGATCGATAATATCTAATTGAATGTATGCCTGTTTTTGTTCTGATAATTGATTTCACTGGTTTCATTGCAAATATTGCAAGTTAGTATTGATTTCCGTAATACGTAGTATAACATTGAAGAAAGACGATGATCTGTAAATAGTAATGTATAAATATGATAGATTTGAGGGTGTATTGCTTAGAATTTCAGAGGGGTTGAGCTTAAGGTCAGTAAATGTAGATTTCTGGAAAAAAGAGTAGCGGAATTTCGTGTTGTGAAAATAAATTacgattttattttggtaacttATCTGatttgttgttttgcggtatacaGAAAATATTCGCCGATTAATAGTAGTTTAATAATGTTTATCTGCATAAGCAGTGTTAACTGTTAACCCCGGTGTTTACGCATGAGTGCCGGGCTGCTTGACTGTAATTTCTGTCATGTCATTGCAATATATTCTGAACTGTTATTGTTTAAATCTGTTTGCTTGTTGGATCGACAACTTTCACGGCGAAGCTTATAGCTTATACGACCAAACTATGTCTCACTTTATACGTTCAGAATTCGTTGGTAACACAGTAATGTGCTCGTGCTCGCTTATTTGCGATGCCAATTTATTCCAAAAAAAAATCTACAGTTCGATTACAAAGACCGGTATTGGGTGACAGGGGTATAAGGAAGCGAGGTTCCGCACAATTAAAATGGTTAAAATAATTTTTTGTTAGGGAAGATAAGAAATACAAGCtcgaacacaaaaaaaaaaagaaaaagaaaagaaaaaaaagggtgaAGTAACTAGAGAACATTTAATCTATTGTAAGACGGTTATACAAAAAAGAGTAGGTCTGTTTTGAGACAATCCCAACATAagacgggatttaataataaagaCGGAAAGGTAAAATTATCTTGTGATTATTTAAAATGGTAAAATGGTCATATTTTATCGTAAAACGgtaaaaaataaataaacgtgattACTGTGTTTGTGTTAAACAATACAATTATCTAGTCTTATAAATCATAATACCTCATATTCTAAATAATAATgatcctcctttttttttttttttttatctattCACAATATCTTTCCCTCTCCCTAATATTTATTAATACG
The Silene latifolia isolate original U9 population chromosome 11, ASM4854445v1, whole genome shotgun sequence genome window above contains:
- the LOC141610970 gene encoding putative disease resistance protein RGA4 isoform X1, whose product is MDPATTLALIQTILTAIQLLAQLYSMISFSHCKSKLEDLQKTVETVGAILEDAGARQDSLNTQEKHYIQELKDAVYDADDVLDEFLTLAKRQQLREHSDKFSDKVKSFISRFEHLTHKLSTKVETVNDKLKTIATNTNNFNLKIEYKPMKFTKEETSSCLSDVIIGREEDAEKIVGVLLGSHTSSLLSIMGMGGLGKTALAQLVFNDRRITEAFQLKRWTCIADQDQQQLDLKGHLAKVVKGFSVTDKMSLEDIHHVVKQELEGQKYLLVLDDVWTENYDQWQKFKGFLNVGGRGSWIIVTTRSKTTAQMIGTDRVHVLQGLTEPESWHLFERMAFQGEERDEELVKLGKEIVKKCTTVPLAIRVVGSLLRGQSLSKWLSFHDKGLDCLSESNDAMMTRILKLSYDQLNPSLRTCFAYCAIFPKDWEISKEMLIQLWMAQGYINSENLGEEYFLILLQRCFFQDIYEDEFGEIKSFKIHDLLHDIAEKVAGEEIFRFSFDTSSVGKRVRHLSLMRNSYAEHTFNNSQIRTCLFIRGFDTSSRVDQLLASKSIRKWTCLRSLDLSYNRDLEVLPRSITKLVNLQTLNLHSCRNLKQLPDDVSKLVDLSTLDIGGCDARSHMPMPAGIGMLTNLHTLCQFVVGGRIRSASKLCFNGLVDLKHLNKLKGDLQIEIAVFKNAKFVKEEHGGGGYLRSKEHLQKIVISFRRGEEYGSKESEQALLEEMQPHRDVKALGLNGYHGDRIPRWPGRGDNSTLFDFPNLVALRIVDCRELLYLPWQIGKLPHLKTLHISGLRNMEYVANSETLVSDEGSFFFPCLNMLEIYNLPKLKGWWRRSKSGSHVVNSNDSRSSREAQVEWESSPCFPLLKIFSIRNCRNMMFVSLCPQLEELTICDSRRDMRCAPRPLSYPKLKRLEINNLEWLKSMPSEYTQFLSEIEIRDDERMERLGEVNEFPTSLLSSVRTLRINLCPELVSIRGWLEHLSALEKLSIINCPKVELGGMSWHNLAASLQSLELCGLEEMEELPEGLQYCTSLRDLYIYKCPKLKSMPKWMPKLTSLQTLRLSHCSESLMKRCQKTNGEDWPLIHHISRLDIWG
- the LOC141610970 gene encoding putative disease resistance protein RGA4 isoform X2, with product MKFTKEETSSCLSDVIIGREEDAEKIVGVLLGSHTSSLLSIMGMGGLGKTALAQLVFNDRRITEAFQLKRWTCIADQDQQQLDLKGHLAKVVKGFSVTDKMSLEDIHHVVKQELEGQKYLLVLDDVWTENYDQWQKFKGFLNVGGRGSWIIVTTRSKTTAQMIGTDRVHVLQGLTEPESWHLFERMAFQGEERDEELVKLGKEIVKKCTTVPLAIRVVGSLLRGQSLSKWLSFHDKGLDCLSESNDAMMTRILKLSYDQLNPSLRTCFAYCAIFPKDWEISKEMLIQLWMAQGYINSENLGEEYFLILLQRCFFQDIYEDEFGEIKSFKIHDLLHDIAEKVAGEEIFRFSFDTSSVGKRVRHLSLMRNSYAEHTFNNSQIRTCLFIRGFDTSSRVDQLLASKSIRKWTCLRSLDLSYNRDLEVLPRSITKLVNLQTLNLHSCRNLKQLPDDVSKLVDLSTLDIGGCDARSHMPMPAGIGMLTNLHTLCQFVVGGRIRSASKLCFNGLVDLKHLNKLKGDLQIEIAVFKNAKFVKEEHGGGGYLRSKEHLQKIVISFRRGEEYGSKESEQALLEEMQPHRDVKALGLNGYHGDRIPRWPGRGDNSTLFDFPNLVALRIVDCRELLYLPWQIGKLPHLKTLHISGLRNMEYVANSETLVSDEGSFFFPCLNMLEIYNLPKLKGWWRRSKSGSHVVNSNDSRSSREAQVEWESSPCFPLLKIFSIRNCRNMMFVSLCPQLEELTICDSRRDMRCAPRPLSYPKLKRLEINNLEWLKSMPSEYTQFLSEIEIRDDERMERLGEVNEFPTSLLSSVRTLRINLCPELVSIRGWLEHLSALEKLSIINCPKVELGGMSWHNLAASLQSLELCGLEEMEELPEGLQYCTSLRDLYIYKCPKLKSMPKWMPKLTSLQTLRLSHCSESLMKRCQKTNGEDWPLIHHISRLDIWG